One genomic window of Nocardioides daphniae includes the following:
- a CDS encoding coenzyme F420-0:L-glutamate ligase — protein sequence MAAAGIDRSNVEVGTIVLLPADPDASARRLRERLRELTGANVGVVVTDTAGRAWRDGQTDIAIGAAGLDPSEEFAGQVDPYGNPLAVTLPAVADEIASAAELAQGKLGGRPVARLRGRPDLVLAPGAHGPGAASLQREEGADLFGFGAREAVVVALSGETDLHPVFGAPAAPEEVADAFARVSPGAVLSPTASGWELRTVAPLPTAALRALCVAHGWSATAGDADSVTVAHVSPLRT from the coding sequence ATGGCCGCCGCCGGCATCGACCGCTCCAACGTCGAGGTCGGCACGATCGTGCTGCTGCCCGCCGACCCCGACGCCTCCGCCCGGCGGCTGCGCGAGCGGCTGCGCGAGCTGACCGGCGCCAACGTGGGCGTCGTGGTGACCGACACCGCCGGCCGCGCCTGGCGCGACGGGCAGACCGACATCGCCATCGGGGCGGCCGGCCTGGACCCCAGCGAGGAGTTCGCCGGTCAGGTCGACCCCTACGGCAACCCGTTGGCCGTGACGCTCCCGGCGGTGGCCGACGAGATCGCGAGCGCCGCCGAGCTCGCGCAGGGCAAGCTCGGCGGACGGCCGGTCGCCCGCCTGCGCGGTCGCCCCGACCTGGTCCTGGCGCCCGGCGCGCACGGCCCCGGCGCCGCGTCGCTGCAGCGCGAGGAGGGCGCGGACCTCTTCGGCTTCGGCGCCCGCGAGGCCGTCGTGGTGGCGCTCTCCGGCGAGACCGACCTGCACCCGGTCTTCGGGGCGCCTGCCGCGCCCGAGGAGGTGGCCGACGCCTTCGCCCGGGTGAGCCCGGGCGCCGTGCTCAGCCCCACCGCGAGCGGCTGGGAGCTGCGCACCGTCGCGCCGCTGCCGACCGCCGCGCTGCGCGCGCTGTGCGTGGCCCACGGCTGGAGCGCCACCGCAGGCGACGCGGATTCGGTCACGGTCGCCCACGTCTCACCCCTGCGTACGTAG
- a CDS encoding DUF3105 domain-containing protein has protein sequence MAKQDKTSRQAVIDEIRNSQKAAERRRGGMIVGVAVVLGLLIIGAAAWKPITDSISAREFKEKELSTIGAKADVCQDVTTKPAEGMQDHVAQGTEIPYADAPPAFGTHYDSWEPMERKFYGPDDRPELGYLVHNQEHGYTLLWYNEKVADDAAQMKELRGTAARFDGDDMRNKFKVVPWTAEDGDPFPEGQNIALTHWSAGGTGESGTAKQVGAWQYCSEFSGEALEDFMTEYPYMDSPEPLGG, from the coding sequence GTGGCCAAGCAGGACAAGACGAGCCGCCAGGCCGTCATCGACGAGATCCGCAACTCCCAGAAGGCTGCCGAGCGACGTCGCGGCGGCATGATCGTCGGCGTCGCCGTCGTGCTGGGTCTGCTCATCATCGGCGCTGCGGCGTGGAAGCCCATCACGGACTCCATCTCGGCGCGCGAGTTCAAGGAGAAGGAGCTCTCCACGATCGGCGCGAAGGCCGACGTCTGCCAGGACGTCACCACCAAGCCGGCCGAAGGCATGCAGGACCACGTCGCCCAGGGGACGGAGATCCCCTACGCGGACGCCCCGCCGGCCTTCGGCACCCACTACGACTCGTGGGAGCCGATGGAGCGCAAGTTCTACGGCCCCGACGACCGCCCCGAGCTCGGCTACCTGGTGCACAACCAGGAGCACGGCTACACCCTGCTCTGGTACAACGAGAAGGTCGCCGACGACGCCGCCCAGATGAAGGAGCTGCGCGGGACCGCCGCCCGCTTCGACGGCGACGACATGCGCAACAAGTTCAAGGTCGTGCCGTGGACCGCCGAGGACGGCGACCCGTTCCCCGAGGGCCAGAACATCGCCCTGACCCACTGGTCGGCCGGCGGCACCGGCGAGAGCGGCACCGCCAAGCAGGTCGGCGCGTGGCAGTACTGCTCCGAGTTCAGCGGTGAGGCCCTCGAGGACTTCATGACCGAGTACCCCTACATGGACTCGCCGGAGCCCCTCGGCGGCTGA
- a CDS encoding mannose-1-phosphate guanylyltransferase, translating into MPDNFWAVIPAGGAGTRLWPLSRSGAPKFLLDLTGAGRTLLQATVDRLTPLAGERCLVVTGAAHADAVRRQLPGLADDRVVAEPSPRDSMAAIGLAAAMLERIDPDAVMGSFAADHVIGDQQAYEECVTAAVEAAREGWLVTIGIEPTGPATGFGYIRAGEPLPGLAASRVEEFVEKPSLEVARGYLASGAYRWNAGMFVVRPTVLLELLAETDADFTGALRAIAAAPERLEDLWPTLPKIAIDHAVAEPAAAAGRVACVPGRFTWDDVGDFSSLGDLLATLAGDEAAVRVIGEAARVRTHDATGLVVPAGGRTVAVVGLDDVVVVDTPDAVLVTTKARAQEVKSIVAALKEDGHDDLV; encoded by the coding sequence ATGCCTGACAACTTCTGGGCCGTGATCCCTGCCGGCGGCGCCGGCACCCGGCTGTGGCCCCTGTCGCGCTCCGGCGCGCCGAAGTTCCTGCTCGACCTGACCGGGGCGGGCCGCACCCTGTTGCAGGCGACCGTCGACCGGCTCACGCCGTTGGCTGGGGAGCGCTGCCTGGTCGTCACCGGTGCCGCCCACGCCGACGCGGTGCGCCGCCAGCTGCCCGGTCTCGCCGACGACCGTGTGGTGGCGGAGCCGTCGCCGCGCGACTCGATGGCCGCGATCGGGCTCGCGGCCGCGATGCTCGAGCGAATCGACCCGGACGCTGTCATGGGCTCCTTCGCGGCCGACCACGTCATCGGTGACCAGCAGGCGTACGAGGAGTGCGTCACCGCCGCGGTCGAGGCCGCCCGCGAGGGCTGGCTGGTGACGATCGGCATCGAGCCGACCGGGCCGGCGACCGGCTTCGGCTACATCCGCGCGGGTGAGCCGTTGCCCGGCCTGGCCGCCAGCCGGGTCGAGGAGTTCGTGGAGAAGCCGTCGCTCGAGGTGGCCCGCGGCTACCTCGCCTCCGGCGCCTACCGGTGGAACGCGGGCATGTTCGTGGTGCGTCCCACGGTGCTGCTGGAGCTGCTCGCCGAGACCGACGCCGACTTCACCGGCGCCCTGCGCGCGATCGCTGCGGCCCCCGAGAGGCTCGAGGATCTCTGGCCCACGTTGCCGAAGATCGCCATCGACCACGCGGTCGCGGAGCCCGCCGCAGCCGCCGGCCGGGTGGCCTGCGTGCCGGGACGCTTCACCTGGGACGACGTGGGCGACTTCTCCTCGCTCGGCGACCTGCTCGCTACCCTGGCCGGTGACGAGGCGGCGGTGCGCGTGATCGGGGAGGCCGCGCGGGTGCGTACGCACGACGCCACCGGCCTGGTCGTGCCCGCCGGAGGTCGCACGGTCGCGGTGGTCGGCCTCGACGACGTCGTGGTCGTCGACACCCCCGACGCCGTCCTGGTCACCACCAAGGCCCGCGCCCAGGAGGTGAAATCGATCGTGGCCGCCCTCAAGGAGGACGGCCACGACGATCTGGTCTGA
- a CDS encoding TIGR03089 family protein, translating into MTSTFAAALERRVKHSPGDPLVTFYDHATGERVELSAVTYANWVAKAAGLLSDEHDLERGMRIRLDLPAHWLGTVFLGAAWTVGLVVTDGDDVDVVVCGPDTVDQWAERADELPVLACSLLPLGVRFRDPLPGGVHDVGIEVWSQPDAFTAWDAPTGDDTAYAWGGEQGTLTDMVEAAATGSLLTDGGRLLTVANPTSPSGVATFIEPLVRGGSMVLVANADPERLEVTAEQERVTARA; encoded by the coding sequence ATGACCTCCACCTTCGCCGCCGCCCTGGAGCGTCGGGTCAAGCACTCCCCCGGCGACCCTCTCGTCACCTTCTACGACCACGCCACCGGCGAGCGCGTCGAGCTCTCGGCGGTGACCTACGCCAACTGGGTGGCCAAGGCCGCGGGGCTGCTCAGCGACGAGCACGACCTCGAGCGCGGCATGCGGATCCGGCTGGACCTGCCCGCGCACTGGCTGGGCACGGTCTTCCTGGGCGCCGCCTGGACCGTCGGCCTGGTGGTCACCGACGGCGACGACGTCGACGTCGTCGTGTGCGGCCCCGACACCGTCGACCAGTGGGCCGAGCGGGCCGATGAGCTCCCCGTACTGGCCTGCAGCCTGCTCCCGCTGGGCGTACGCTTCCGCGACCCGCTGCCGGGGGGTGTGCACGACGTGGGCATCGAGGTCTGGAGCCAGCCCGACGCCTTCACCGCGTGGGACGCGCCCACCGGCGACGACACGGCGTACGCGTGGGGCGGGGAGCAGGGCACCCTCACCGACATGGTGGAGGCGGCCGCCACCGGGAGTCTCCTCACCGACGGCGGCCGCCTCCTGACGGTGGCGAACCCGACTTCCCCATCAGGTGTCGCCACCTTCATCGAACCTCTCGTGAGAGGGGGCTCGATGGTCCTGGTGGCCAACGCGGACCCCGAGCGACTCGAGGTGACCGCGGAGCAGGAGCGGGTGACCGCGCGAGCCTGA
- a CDS encoding VCBS repeat-containing protein, with amino-acid sequence MVTPPAPTPTPDPAPKYSTPVKHSNLVGTPHPDLVVRRKSDNRLLIIPTGGTSSLRAPKSVSAGWKARGKFFISSDLTGDGRADVVSIDSAGIASVHPGDGQGGFAAANRRILATKNHDLLVPYGDLNGDGLADLVGRDKRTKMLVGFIQKKKGGFWKVSLKRTVKRYTSLTAVGDISGDGRPDLIGREASGTAWTIRGAGRNAITSHKLTPGSWPASTTVAGGGDFTRDGVTDLLVRTSNGTLQVLPGRGNGTFGLPLGPLGVRKNITNLSVGAITATGLPDVVARRGDSLVVLTNPGTFELGRPVGTGTTAKGITAVINAGDFDGDGHGDVISIRDDGALQLRRGNGTGRLANPLRIGTGFGDVKNLEAVGDIDGDKMPDLLGTVSGKTVFYAGRGAKAIAAGVPATGFAGAVGRLKTSSVYDPTLYDWKVAISDAHLAKAGTDLIARDRKTGLLYLFTASSSGLTGRRLLGEGMGAYDLAG; translated from the coding sequence GTGGTGACGCCGCCGGCCCCGACGCCGACGCCGGATCCCGCGCCGAAGTACTCCACCCCGGTGAAGCACTCGAACCTGGTGGGCACCCCGCACCCCGACCTCGTCGTGCGCCGCAAGTCGGACAACCGCCTGCTGATCATCCCGACCGGCGGCACCTCGAGCCTGCGTGCCCCGAAGTCGGTCTCGGCCGGCTGGAAGGCCCGCGGCAAGTTCTTCATCTCCTCCGACCTGACCGGTGACGGTCGCGCCGACGTCGTCTCCATCGACTCGGCCGGCATCGCCAGCGTGCACCCCGGCGACGGCCAGGGCGGCTTCGCCGCAGCCAACCGCCGCATCCTGGCCACGAAGAACCACGACCTGCTGGTGCCGTACGGCGACCTCAACGGCGACGGCCTGGCCGACCTGGTGGGCCGCGACAAGCGCACGAAGATGCTCGTCGGCTTCATCCAGAAGAAGAAGGGCGGCTTCTGGAAGGTCAGCCTCAAGCGCACCGTCAAGCGCTACACCTCGCTCACCGCGGTCGGCGACATCTCCGGCGACGGCCGTCCCGACCTGATCGGTCGCGAGGCCTCCGGCACCGCCTGGACCATTCGCGGCGCAGGGCGCAACGCGATCACCAGCCACAAGCTGACCCCGGGCTCCTGGCCGGCCAGCACCACGGTCGCGGGCGGCGGTGACTTCACCCGCGACGGCGTCACCGACCTGCTGGTGCGCACCTCCAACGGCACCCTCCAGGTGCTGCCGGGTCGCGGCAACGGCACCTTCGGCCTGCCGCTCGGACCGCTGGGCGTCCGCAAGAACATCACCAACCTCTCCGTCGGCGCCATCACCGCCACCGGCCTCCCGGACGTGGTGGCTCGACGCGGCGACTCCCTGGTCGTGCTCACCAACCCCGGCACGTTCGAGCTGGGCCGACCCGTCGGCACCGGCACCACCGCCAAGGGGATCACCGCGGTGATCAACGCCGGCGACTTCGACGGTGACGGACACGGTGACGTGATCAGCATCCGCGACGACGGTGCGCTGCAGCTGCGCCGCGGCAACGGCACCGGCCGTCTGGCCAACCCGCTGCGCATCGGCACGGGCTTCGGCGACGTCAAGAACCTCGAGGCCGTGGGCGACATCGACGGCGACAAGATGCCCGACCTGCTCGGCACCGTCTCCGGCAAGACCGTCTTCTACGCCGGCCGTGGCGCCAAGGCGATCGCCGCAGGCGTCCCCGCCACCGGTTTCGCCGGAGCAGTCGGCCGGCTCAAGACCTCCTCGGTCTACGACCCGACGCTGTACGACTGGAAGGTCGCGATCAGCGACGCCCACCTGGCCAAGGCCGGCACCGACCTGATCGCTCGCGACAGGAAGACGGGCCTGCTCTACCTCTTCACCGCGTCGTCGAGCGGCCTCACCGGCCGTCGCCTCCTGGGTGAGGGAATGGGGGCCTACGACTTGGCCGGATGA
- a CDS encoding peptidoglycan recognition protein, with protein sequence MVAVLAPATNVVSLDLVPQQPSVETSAPVDTASVATSEVPVAPVEPQVTEYAVTSGAAKAEKPAAKKPAAKKPSRQKAEKPAAPKQATPDAHDHTDSRDHAHGLSKDVDADEVVEATVKAPVKGYGAVGVTWDEDAEVAEGEIALQVRTRVGGEWSGWGELTYHDDHAPDAGSPDAELARAGTDALIVGDVDEVELRADAAGELPEGMSLAVVDPGATVTREEGPAIESQAPAAAGEGQAEGDIELSAAKKKTAVKPTIYSRAQWGANEKLRDKSSLRYGTISAGFVHHTVNANDYSADEVPGIIRSIYAYHTKSRGWSDIGYNFLVDRFGRIWEGRYGGVDKAVVGAHTLGYNDYAFAMSAIGNFETAKPSQSMVDAYGALMAWKLSLAGVDASSTKQKVGKGTFQAINGHRDAGSTPARASTSTPASATSARSPSRRRAAPW encoded by the coding sequence GTGGTGGCCGTCCTCGCTCCCGCGACCAACGTGGTCTCCCTCGACCTGGTGCCTCAGCAGCCCTCCGTCGAGACCTCCGCGCCGGTCGACACCGCCAGCGTCGCGACCTCCGAGGTCCCGGTGGCGCCCGTGGAGCCCCAGGTCACTGAGTACGCGGTGACCTCCGGTGCGGCCAAGGCCGAGAAGCCGGCCGCGAAGAAGCCGGCCGCGAAGAAGCCGTCGCGGCAGAAGGCCGAGAAGCCGGCTGCGCCGAAGCAGGCGACGCCCGACGCGCACGACCACACCGACTCCCGCGACCACGCGCACGGCCTGTCGAAGGACGTGGACGCCGACGAGGTCGTCGAGGCCACCGTCAAGGCGCCGGTCAAGGGCTACGGCGCCGTGGGTGTCACGTGGGACGAGGACGCCGAGGTCGCCGAGGGCGAGATCGCGCTCCAGGTGCGCACGCGCGTCGGCGGCGAGTGGAGCGGCTGGGGAGAGCTCACCTACCACGACGACCACGCTCCGGACGCCGGCAGCCCCGACGCCGAGCTGGCCCGTGCGGGCACCGACGCGCTGATCGTCGGCGACGTCGACGAGGTTGAGCTTCGGGCCGACGCCGCGGGCGAGCTGCCCGAGGGCATGTCGCTGGCCGTGGTCGACCCCGGTGCGACCGTCACCCGCGAGGAGGGGCCGGCCATCGAGTCGCAGGCTCCCGCCGCCGCCGGCGAGGGGCAGGCCGAGGGCGACATCGAGCTGAGCGCGGCCAAGAAGAAGACCGCCGTCAAGCCCACCATCTACTCGCGCGCCCAGTGGGGCGCCAACGAGAAGCTGCGCGACAAGTCGTCGCTGCGCTACGGCACGATCAGCGCCGGCTTCGTGCACCACACGGTCAACGCCAACGACTACTCCGCCGACGAGGTGCCGGGGATCATCCGCAGCATCTACGCGTACCACACCAAGTCGCGTGGCTGGAGCGACATCGGCTACAACTTCCTCGTCGACCGCTTCGGTCGGATCTGGGAGGGCCGCTACGGCGGCGTCGACAAGGCGGTCGTGGGCGCCCACACGCTGGGCTACAACGACTACGCGTTCGCGATGTCGGCGATCGGCAACTTCGAGACCGCCAAGCCGTCGCAGTCGATGGTCGACGCCTACGGCGCCCTGATGGCGTGGAAGCTGAGCCTGGCCGGCGTGGACGCCTCCTCGACGAAGCAGAAGGTCGGCAAGGGCACCTTCCAGGCGATCAACGGTCACCGCGACGCCGGCAGCACGCCTGCCCGGGCAAGCACCTCTACGCCCGCCTCGGCGACATCCGCAAGATCGCCAAGTCGGCGCAGGGCGGCGCCGTGGTGA
- a CDS encoding ABC transporter ATP-binding protein, with the protein MTNFIEVRDATKTFRMQYHRSLKQMALAKARGMKTHDTFNAVDGVSFDVQQGEAIGLMGLNGSGKSTLLKLISGVMSPDSGSVLTRGRIAGLIATGAGFDPQLSGRDNLWLNAAILGMSEAETRRKFDEIVEFADLGKFLDTPVTYYSSGMKARLGFAVAIHVESDIFIADEALAVGDRPFKRKCKNKMDEIRDSGTTIFYVSHAPGAVRSLCSRVLVLEKGKLVFDGGVDEGIHFLHYDDDDSKVGGDKTDDGLGADV; encoded by the coding sequence ATGACCAACTTCATCGAGGTGCGCGACGCCACGAAGACCTTCCGCATGCAGTACCACCGCTCCTTGAAGCAGATGGCGCTGGCGAAGGCGCGTGGCATGAAGACGCACGACACCTTCAATGCGGTCGACGGCGTCAGCTTCGACGTCCAGCAGGGCGAGGCCATCGGGCTGATGGGCCTCAACGGATCGGGCAAGTCGACGCTGCTCAAGCTGATCAGCGGCGTGATGAGCCCTGACTCCGGGTCGGTGCTCACCCGTGGCCGGATCGCCGGTCTCATCGCCACCGGTGCCGGCTTCGACCCCCAGCTCTCCGGCCGCGACAACCTCTGGCTCAACGCCGCCATCCTGGGGATGAGCGAGGCCGAGACCCGACGCAAGTTCGACGAGATCGTCGAGTTCGCCGACCTGGGCAAGTTCCTCGACACCCCGGTGACCTACTACAGCTCGGGCATGAAGGCGCGCCTCGGCTTCGCGGTGGCGATCCACGTGGAGTCGGACATCTTCATCGCCGACGAGGCGCTGGCGGTGGGTGACCGTCCGTTCAAGCGCAAGTGCAAGAACAAGATGGACGAGATCCGCGACTCGGGCACCACGATCTTCTACGTCTCGCACGCCCCCGGCGCCGTACGCAGCCTCTGCAGCCGCGTGCTGGTCCTGGAGAAGGGCAAGCTCGTCTTCGACGGGGGAGTGGACGAGGGCATCCACTTCCTGCACTACGACGACGACGACTCGAAGGTCGGGGGCGACAAGACCGACGACGGCTTGGGCGCCGACGTCTGA
- a CDS encoding ABC transporter permease yields the protein MSQAPSMRGEELPPLAPPAANSGLLEVFRKRYLLGMLVRNTIKSRYQGTALGWTWSYLQPGVRFAMFYFVFQVAIGRGGDDLPNFAIHLFAGMILVHFFTETFNGGTAALVRARGLISKLAMPKELFPVSRMLVALWHTGPMLVILLVACVFLGWTPDLVGVAAGLLAFGILIPLGLALALFFSVLNVFMRDFGKVVGTLTQFTTFSVPMIYPYTMVHERFGDLGSQIYLLNPVAEAVLLLQRCFWVGTGPDPQYLIDNHFPDDLWARGGIMMGASLLLLVLAQLWFSKYEKRVAERL from the coding sequence ATGAGCCAGGCCCCGTCGATGCGAGGGGAGGAGCTTCCTCCCCTCGCGCCACCGGCAGCGAACTCGGGCCTGCTGGAGGTGTTCCGCAAGCGCTACCTGCTCGGCATGCTGGTCCGCAACACGATCAAGTCGCGCTACCAGGGCACCGCGCTGGGGTGGACCTGGAGCTACCTGCAGCCGGGCGTCCGGTTCGCGATGTTCTACTTCGTCTTCCAGGTCGCGATCGGCCGTGGCGGCGACGACCTGCCGAACTTCGCGATCCACCTCTTCGCCGGGATGATCCTGGTCCACTTCTTCACAGAGACCTTCAACGGCGGCACGGCCGCGCTGGTGCGAGCCCGAGGGCTGATCAGCAAGCTGGCGATGCCCAAGGAGCTCTTCCCGGTCTCGCGCATGCTGGTGGCGCTGTGGCACACCGGACCGATGCTGGTGATCCTGCTGGTCGCCTGCGTCTTCCTGGGCTGGACCCCCGACCTGGTCGGGGTCGCAGCCGGCCTGCTGGCCTTCGGGATCCTGATCCCGCTCGGTCTGGCGCTCGCTCTCTTCTTCAGCGTGCTCAACGTCTTCATGCGTGACTTCGGCAAGGTGGTGGGCACGCTGACGCAGTTCACGACCTTCAGCGTGCCGATGATCTACCCGTACACGATGGTGCACGAGCGGTTCGGCGACCTGGGCTCGCAGATCTACCTGCTCAACCCGGTCGCCGAGGCGGTCCTGCTGCTCCAGCGCTGCTTCTGGGTGGGCACCGGCCCGGACCCGCAGTACCTGATCGACAACCACTTCCCGGACGACCTGTGGGCACGCGGCGGCATCATGATGGGCGCCTCCCTGCTGCTCCTCGTACTGGCGCAGCTGTGGTTCAGCAAGTACGAGAAGCGCGTGGCGGAGAGGCTCTGA